A stretch of the Papaver somniferum cultivar HN1 chromosome 6, ASM357369v1, whole genome shotgun sequence genome encodes the following:
- the LOC113288686 gene encoding probable acyl-activating enzyme 6, giving the protein MELLSSTNTSPLTPLGFLERAAIVYGDCTSIIYNETTYTWKQTYSRSLQLASAIKSLGIGCGQVISVLSPNVPAMYELQFAIPMSGAILSNMNTRLDARTISILLQHSESKLIFVDFLSHSKVLEAFSLFPSNIKPPLLVIINDDDCDDLVETNGSNPLPAVDLDMTYEELMKKGDPYFKWIPPQSEWDPMVLNYTSGTTSSPKGVVHSHRGLFIETVDSIIYWSVPKQPVYLWTLPIFHANGWSFTWGMAAVGGTNICLRKFDASTVFSLVNQHDATHMCGAPVVLNMLANEPGKQPLKRPVQILTAGAPPPAPVLFRAESLGFIVSHGYGLTETAGLVVTCEWKPEWDRLSGDERARLKARQGVRTIATAKIDVLDVESGLSVKRDGLSLGEVVIRCGSIMLGYYKDPIGTSKCLKENGWFYTGDVGVIHPDGYLEIRDRSKDVIISGGENLSSVEVESVLYSHPAINEAAVVARPDELWGETPCAFVSLKSDSDQPSEKELIEFCRNRLPHYMVPKTVVYKEELPKTSTGKIQKFVLRDLAKALRVPKARLNITFRRSHKKAQAFSFIQMKTNMNLSFV; this is encoded by the coding sequence ATGGAGTTACTAAGTTCCACAAATACTTCACCTCTAACTCCTCTAGGTTTTCTCGAAAGAGCAGCTATTGTATATGGTGATTGTACCTCTATCATCTACAATGAAACCACTTACACATGGAAGCAGACATACTCTAGATCTCTGCAACTCGCTTCTGCTATTAAATCACTCGGCATCGGATGTGGTCAAGTCATCtcagttttatcacctaatgttccTGCCATGTATGAGCTTCAGTTTGCAATACCAATGAGTGGTGCCATTCTCAGTAACATGAATACACGTCTTGATGCACGTACAATTTCAATACTCTTACAACACAGTGAATCCAAACTCatatttgttgattttctttctcaCTCTAAAGTTCTAGAAGCTttctctctttttccttctaataTTAAACCTCCACTTCTCGTGATCATTAATGATGATGATTGTGATGATTTGGTTGAAACAAATGGCTCAAATCCGCTTCCAGCCGTTGATCTTGATATGACTTATGAGGAACTAATGAAGAAAGGAGATCCATATTTTAAATGGATTCCACCACAGAGTGAGTGGGATCCGATGGTGTTGAATTACACATCTGGTACAACATCATCTCCCAAAGGAGTTGTTCATTCTCACCGTGGTCTGTTCATCGAGACTGTTGATTCAATTATTTATTGGTCAGTACCAAAACAACCTGTTTATTTATGGACTTTACCTATATTTCATGCAAATGGTTGGAGCTTTACATGGGGAATGGCTGCAGTTGGTGGGACTAATATTTGTCTACGTAAATTTGATGCTTCAACTGTATTCAGTTTGGTAAATCAGCATGATGCTACTCACATGTGTGGTGCCCCAGTTGTTCTCAATATGCTAGCCAATGAACCAGGTAAACAACCACTTAAGAGGCCAGTTCAAATCTTAACTGCAGGGGCTCCACCGCCGGCACCGGTGCTTTTCCGAGCTGAATCATTGGGTTTCATTGTAAGTCATGGATATGGGTTAACTGAAACTGCTGGATTAGTTGTTACGTGTGAGTGGAAACCCGAGTGGGATCGATTATCTGGAGATGAACGAGCTAGGTTGAAGGCAAGGCAAGGGGTTCGAACGATTGCAACTGCTAAAATAGACGTGTTGGATGTGGAATCGGGTTTGAGTGTAAAACGAGACGGGTTATCACTTGGTGAAGTTGTTATACGTTGTGGATCAATCATGTTAGGTTACTATAAGGACCCTATAGGTACAAGTAAATGCTTAAAGGAAAATGGATGGTTTTATACGGGAGACGTAGGTGTAATTCATCCTGATGGGTATTTAGAGATTAGAGACAGATCAAAGGATGTGATTATAAGCGGTGGAGAGAATTTGAGTAGTGTGGAGGTGGAATCAGTATTGTACTCGCACCCAGCGATTAACGAAGCAGCTGTGGTCGCTCGACCAGATGAGTTGTGGGGCGAGACTCCTTGTGCTTTTGTGAGCTTAAAGTCAGACTCGGATCAGCCGTCAGAGAAGGAACTCATTGAGTTTTGTCGCAATAGGTTGCCTCATTATATGGTGCCCAAAACAGTTGTCTATAAGGAAGAGCTGCCAAAGACATCAACCGGGAAGATTCAGAAGTTCGTACTAAGAGATTTGGCAAAGGCTTTAAGAGTACCTAAAGCAAGACTGAACATCACATTTAGAAGGTCGCATAAGAAAGCCCAAGCCTTTTCCTTTATACAAATGAAAACCAATATGAATCTATCCTTTGTTTAG